In Parus major isolate Abel chromosome 19, Parus_major1.1, whole genome shotgun sequence, a genomic segment contains:
- the DUSP14 gene encoding dual specificity protein phosphatase 14: MTSRSHNSLPRTLMAPRMLSEGALGGIAQITPSLYLSRGSVASNRHLLLSRGITCIINATIEIPNFNWPQFEYVKVPLADMPNAPISLYFDSVADKIHSVARKHGATLVHCAAGVSRSATLCIAFLMKYHKVSLFEAYNWVKSRRPVIRPNVGFWRQLIDYERKLFGKTTVKMVQTPYGIIPDVYERERRPLMPYWGI, translated from the coding sequence ATGACCTCCAGAAGCCACAACTCCCTGCCGAGAACTCTGATGGCTCCGCGAATGCTCTCCGAAGGCGCCCTGGGGGGCATCGCCCAGATCACCCCCTCGCTGTACCTGAGCCGGGGCAGCGTCGCCTCCAACCGCCACCTGCTGCTGTCCCGGGGCATCACCTGCATCATCAACGCCACCATCGAGATCCCCAACTTCAACTGGCCCCAGTTTGAGTACGTGAAAGTGCCTTTGGCTGACATGCCCAACGCCCCCATCTCCCTCTACTTCGACAGCGTGGCCGACAAGATCCACAGCGTGGCGCGGAAGCACGGGGCCACGCTGGTGCACTGCGCCGCCGGCGTCAGCAGGTCGGCCACGCTCTGCATCGCCTTCCTCATGAAGTACCACAAGGTCTCCCTCTTCGAGGCCTACAACTGGGTCAAGTCGCGGCGCCCCGTGATCCGGCCCAACGTGGGCTTCTGGAGGCAGCTGATAGACTACGAGAGGAAGCTCTTTGGGAAGACCACGGTTAAAATGGTACAGACACCCTATGGCATCATCCCAGACGTTTACGAGAGAGAGAGGAGACCCCTGATGCCTTACTGGGGAATTTAA